A genomic stretch from Cellulomonas sp. KRMCY2 includes:
- a CDS encoding ABC-F family ATP-binding cassette domain-containing protein, with the protein MHLVVRDLAVGYPGRPVLSGVTFTAAAGSRVGLVGENGTGKTTLLRVLAGELVPTSGEVRVAGSVATVAQELPVAPGVTVGDMVAQALRDSHAAAAELERATAAVDRLGAAHDAHVGGELDAAQDRLVRALARAERLALWDADRRADEALTRFGAPRDLGRELASLSVGERYRVRLACRIAQRCDVLLLDEPTNHLDVAGIDFLTDQLRAWRGVVVIVTHDRRLLDDVMTAILDLDPSVDGRPTLYGESSYAAYRFQRTAALRRWRARYAAERKRAAALAERLDDAYEGLSDEWRPPRGSRPHRRATHARVHVKAADRLIERLEAQAVEIPVPPLELAFPDLPALPPTADPAHPLLEVRGVQVPGRLDLPGVRIDLPACGRLLVTGPNGSGKSTLLAVLAGLLVPARGVRTVADGVRFGLVAQDDGVPDAAQRAPRERRDISGFEAYATHALDLLAAGRLDPDRLVPVAALGLLTEEDLERPLGELSAGQRRRFELACALLAAPHVLLLDEPTNHLSVALVDELTTALVATSAAVVVATHDRALRRDLAHWPELALG; encoded by the coding sequence GTGCACCTGGTGGTCCGGGACCTCGCCGTCGGCTACCCGGGGCGGCCGGTGCTGTCCGGGGTGACCTTCACCGCGGCCGCCGGCTCACGCGTGGGCCTCGTCGGCGAGAACGGCACGGGCAAGACGACGTTGTTGCGGGTCCTGGCCGGTGAGCTCGTCCCGACGTCGGGCGAGGTGCGGGTCGCCGGGTCCGTGGCGACAGTCGCCCAGGAGCTGCCGGTCGCCCCGGGAGTGACCGTCGGTGACATGGTCGCGCAGGCGCTGCGCGACTCGCACGCGGCGGCCGCGGAGCTCGAGCGCGCGACGGCTGCGGTGGACCGGCTCGGCGCCGCGCACGACGCGCACGTCGGTGGTGAACTCGACGCAGCGCAGGACCGGCTCGTGAGAGCGCTGGCCCGGGCCGAGCGGCTGGCCCTCTGGGACGCCGACCGGCGGGCCGACGAGGCGCTCACCCGGTTCGGTGCGCCGAGGGACCTGGGGCGCGAGCTCGCGTCCCTGTCGGTCGGCGAGCGCTACCGCGTCCGGCTGGCCTGCCGGATCGCCCAGCGGTGCGACGTCCTGCTGCTCGACGAGCCGACCAACCACCTGGACGTCGCCGGCATCGACTTCCTCACCGACCAGCTGCGGGCGTGGCGCGGTGTCGTGGTGATCGTCACGCACGACCGTCGGCTGCTCGACGACGTGATGACGGCCATCCTCGACCTGGACCCGTCGGTCGACGGTCGGCCGACCCTCTACGGGGAGTCCAGCTACGCGGCCTACCGCTTCCAGCGCACCGCGGCGCTGCGCCGGTGGCGGGCCCGGTACGCAGCCGAGCGCAAGCGCGCCGCAGCCCTTGCCGAGCGGCTCGACGACGCGTACGAGGGCCTGTCCGACGAGTGGCGCCCACCCAGGGGCAGCCGCCCGCACCGCCGGGCCACCCACGCCCGGGTCCACGTCAAGGCGGCCGACCGGCTGATCGAGCGGCTCGAGGCGCAGGCCGTCGAGATCCCCGTCCCGCCGCTCGAGCTCGCCTTCCCCGACCTGCCCGCACTGCCGCCCACCGCAGATCCGGCGCACCCGCTGCTCGAGGTGCGTGGCGTCCAGGTCCCTGGCCGGCTCGACCTGCCGGGTGTGCGGATCGACCTGCCGGCCTGCGGCCGGCTGCTGGTCACCGGGCCGAACGGATCGGGCAAGTCGACCCTGCTCGCGGTGCTCGCGGGTCTGCTGGTGCCGGCCCGGGGCGTGCGGACGGTGGCCGACGGGGTCCGGTTCGGTCTCGTCGCCCAGGACGACGGCGTACCGGACGCCGCGCAGCGCGCACCGCGCGAGCGCCGGGACATCTCAGGCTTCGAGGCCTACGCGACGCACGCCCTCGACCTGCTCGCCGCCGGTCGGCTGGACCCGGATCGGCTGGTCCCGGTCGCGGCGCTGGGCCTCCTCACCGAGGAGGACCTCGAGCGGCCGCTAGGCGAGCTCTCGGCCGGGCAGCGCCGACGGTTCGAGCTGGCGTGCGCGCTGCTCGCGGCCCCGCACGTGCTGCTCCTGGACGAGCCGACGAACCACCTGTCGGTCGCCCTGGTCGACGAGCTCACGACCGCCCTGGTGGCCACGAGCGCCGCCGTCGTGGTCGCGACGCACGATCGGGCGCTGCGCCGCGACCTGGCGCACTGGCCCGAGCTCGCGCTCGGCTGA
- the rdgB gene encoding RdgB/HAM1 family non-canonical purine NTP pyrophosphatase → MSTARPRLVLATHNRHKVAELRAILAPTTPGLDPDAIVGAADVGAPEPHEDGVTFAENALIKARALAAFTGLPAVADDSGLCVDVLGGAPGIFSARWSGRHGDDDANLALLLAQLADVQPAHRGAQFTCAAALVTPDGFEHVETGVLRGILATAPRGAAGFGYDPVLVPDLQPARAAGQVLTCAELTPDEKNAISHRGRAFRALAPVIVARLT, encoded by the coding sequence GTGAGCACGGCACGGCCGCGCCTGGTGCTGGCGACGCACAACCGGCACAAGGTCGCCGAGCTGCGCGCCATCCTCGCCCCGACGACCCCGGGGCTCGACCCGGACGCGATCGTGGGCGCCGCGGACGTCGGTGCCCCGGAGCCGCACGAGGACGGGGTGACCTTCGCCGAGAACGCCCTGATCAAGGCGCGTGCGCTCGCGGCGTTCACGGGGCTGCCGGCGGTCGCCGACGACTCCGGGCTGTGCGTCGACGTGCTCGGTGGGGCGCCGGGGATCTTCTCGGCCCGGTGGTCCGGCCGGCACGGCGACGACGACGCCAACCTCGCCCTGCTCCTGGCCCAGCTCGCCGACGTGCAGCCGGCCCACCGTGGGGCGCAGTTCACCTGCGCCGCGGCGCTGGTCACGCCGGACGGCTTCGAGCACGTCGAGACCGGCGTCCTGCGCGGCATCCTGGCGACCGCTCCGCGCGGGGCCGCCGGCTTCGGCTACGACCCGGTGCTGGTGCCCGACCTCCAGCCGGCCCGTGCCGCCGGTCAGGTGCTGACCTGCGCGGAGCTGACCCCGGACGAGAAGAACGCGATCTCGCACCGGGGCCGGGCATTCCGCGCGCTCGCCCCGGTGATCGTCGCGAGGCTGACCTGA
- the rph gene encoding ribonuclease PH has protein sequence MTSAIPPTVLRADGRRPDELRPVTITRNWLDAAEGSVLIEFGRTRVLCAASFTDSVPRWKKGSGAGWVTAEYAMLPRSTSTRSDRESVKGRIGGRTHEISRLIGRSLRAVIDVKALGENTIVLDCDVLQADGGTRTAAITGAYVALADAVAWGRRHGKIGGTRPVLTDSVAAVSVGIIDGIPMLDLPYVEDVRAETDMNVVVTGNGLFVEVQGTAEKAPFDRRELDVLLDLAVGGTAELTRLQVQALAEGS, from the coding sequence ATGACCTCTGCGATCCCCCCCACCGTGCTGCGCGCCGACGGCCGCCGCCCCGACGAGCTGCGGCCCGTCACCATCACGCGCAACTGGCTCGACGCCGCCGAGGGCAGCGTGCTGATCGAGTTCGGCCGTACCCGGGTGCTGTGCGCAGCCTCGTTCACCGACAGCGTCCCGCGCTGGAAGAAGGGTTCGGGCGCCGGGTGGGTCACCGCCGAGTACGCGATGCTGCCGCGCTCGACCAGCACCCGCAGCGACCGGGAGTCCGTCAAGGGCCGCATCGGTGGCCGCACGCACGAGATCTCGCGTCTGATCGGTCGCTCGCTGCGCGCGGTGATCGACGTCAAGGCCCTGGGTGAGAACACGATCGTGCTGGACTGCGACGTCCTGCAGGCCGATGGCGGGACCCGCACGGCAGCGATCACCGGCGCCTATGTCGCGCTCGCCGACGCGGTCGCGTGGGGCCGGCGCCACGGCAAGATCGGCGGTACCCGGCCGGTGCTGACCGACTCGGTCGCTGCGGTGAGCGTCGGGATCATCGACGGCATCCCGATGCTCGACCTGCCGTATGTCGAGGATGTCCGGGCCGAGACCGACATGAACGTCGTGGTGACCGGCAACGGCCTGTTCGTCGAGGTCCAGGGCACCGCCGAGAAGGCGCCGTTCGACCGGCGTGAGCTCGACGTGCTGCTCGACCTGGCCGTCGGCGGCACAGCCGAGCTGACCCGGCTCCAGGTGCAGGCGCTGGCCGAGGGCTCGTGA
- a CDS encoding MBL fold metallo-hydrolase, translating into MKLTVVGCAGSFPGPDSAASCYLVQADDAAGRTWNVVLDLGSGAFGPLQRLCDPSDIDAIGLTHLHPDHVADVCGLYVYLKYRPSDPCRPARRTPMPVHGPFGTASRLGDMYGLEPGESLTEHLAVHPWQPGRPVRVGPMTLVPVAVEHPVPAYGVRVHGPSHDDPARTVTIAYSGDTDACVGLDELATGADLLVAEAAFVEGRDDAVRGIHLTGRRAGQAAATGGARRLVLTHIPAWNERDVARAEAREVYSGPIDSARPGLVVVL; encoded by the coding sequence ATGAAGCTGACAGTCGTGGGCTGCGCCGGGTCGTTCCCGGGGCCGGACTCCGCCGCGTCCTGCTACCTCGTGCAGGCCGACGACGCCGCCGGACGCACCTGGAACGTGGTGCTGGACCTCGGCAGTGGTGCGTTCGGCCCGCTCCAGCGGCTGTGCGACCCGAGCGACATCGACGCGATCGGCCTGACCCACCTGCACCCTGACCACGTCGCCGACGTGTGCGGCCTGTACGTCTACCTCAAGTACCGGCCGAGCGACCCGTGCCGACCCGCGCGCCGCACCCCGATGCCGGTGCACGGACCGTTCGGGACGGCCTCGAGGCTCGGCGACATGTACGGCCTCGAGCCGGGTGAGTCGCTGACCGAGCACCTCGCGGTGCACCCGTGGCAGCCGGGTCGCCCGGTGCGGGTCGGTCCGATGACCCTCGTCCCGGTCGCCGTCGAGCACCCTGTCCCGGCGTACGGCGTGCGCGTGCACGGCCCGTCGCACGACGATCCGGCACGGACGGTCACCATCGCCTACAGCGGGGACACCGACGCCTGCGTCGGGCTCGACGAGCTCGCGACCGGCGCGGACCTGCTGGTCGCCGAGGCGGCCTTCGTCGAGGGTCGGGACGACGCGGTGCGCGGCATCCACCTGACCGGACGTCGCGCCGGGCAGGCGGCAGCGACCGGTGGTGCCCGGCGGCTCGTGCTCACGCACATCCCCGCCTGGAACGAGCGCGACGTGGCGCGGGCCGAGGCGCGCGAGGTCTACTCCGGCCCGATCGACAGCGCGCGGCCCGGTCTCGTCGTGGTGCTCTGA
- the murI gene encoding glutamate racemase, with the protein MNDAPIGIFDSGVGGLTVARAVLDQLPNESVLYIGDTANGPYGPKPLAAVRAHALEVMDDLVDAGVKMLVIACNTASAAVLRDARERYTQRRGLPVVEVILPAARRAAAATRTGRVGVIGTKATIESRAYDDAFAVAAGLTITSHACPQFVELVEAGRTSGPEVLEIARTSLAPIRAARVDTLVLGCTHYPLLTGVISYVMGEDVTLVSSAEETAKDVFRTLVAHDLERDPLAGPPVHRFVATGDATSFATLARRFLGPEVLSVEAAASLR; encoded by the coding sequence GTGAACGACGCACCGATCGGCATCTTCGACTCCGGTGTGGGTGGTCTGACGGTTGCCCGGGCCGTCCTCGACCAGCTCCCGAACGAGTCCGTCCTGTACATCGGTGACACGGCCAACGGCCCCTACGGGCCCAAACCCCTCGCCGCCGTCCGCGCCCACGCCCTCGAGGTCATGGACGACCTCGTCGACGCCGGGGTCAAGATGCTCGTGATCGCCTGCAACACGGCCTCCGCCGCCGTGCTCCGCGACGCGCGGGAGCGGTACACCCAACGTCGCGGCCTGCCGGTGGTCGAGGTCATCCTGCCGGCTGCGCGGCGCGCCGCAGCGGCGACCCGGACGGGGCGGGTCGGCGTGATCGGGACCAAGGCCACGATCGAGTCCAGGGCCTACGACGACGCGTTCGCGGTCGCGGCGGGTCTGACGATCACCTCCCATGCCTGCCCGCAGTTCGTCGAGCTGGTCGAGGCGGGGCGGACGTCCGGTCCCGAGGTGCTCGAGATCGCCCGCACGTCCCTCGCGCCGATCCGCGCGGCCCGCGTCGACACCCTGGTCCTGGGCTGCACCCACTACCCGTTGCTCACCGGCGTCATCTCCTACGTGATGGGCGAGGACGTCACGCTCGTCTCGAGCGCCGAGGAGACCGCCAAGGACGTCTTCCGCACGCTCGTGGCGCACGATCTGGAACGCGACCCGCTCGCCGGGCCGCCGGTGCACCGCTTCGTCGCCACCGGTGACGCGACGTCGTTCGCGACCCTCGCCCGCCGGTTCCTGGGTCCCGAGGTGCTCTCGGTCGAGGCTGCCGCGAGCCTGCGGTGA
- a CDS encoding DUF2017 family protein has product MNGTFEPAGSGAGYVTRLDAAERAVLLDLVDDVVVLLGGSAVVDADPAGERNPLDVVRLGAPLRTPPQDPAVRRLLPDASREDPEVAAEFRRLTEADLRTTKVGNLLRLRAAVDAAQPDLLVVASEGAQVAAALNDLRLVLSERLGVRSDVDSDALYRLATLERPETVEVLDEDQQGASARAQDRSGVVSDLDARRFLATVYVVLSILQESLVELMLEALPDVPPDARSDARSDARSDAPPDAPPDAPPDAPPDV; this is encoded by the coding sequence GTGAACGGGACCTTCGAGCCGGCCGGGTCCGGCGCCGGGTACGTCACGCGGCTGGACGCCGCCGAGCGGGCCGTGCTGCTCGACCTGGTCGACGACGTCGTCGTGCTCCTCGGCGGCAGCGCGGTCGTCGACGCCGACCCGGCCGGTGAGCGCAACCCGCTCGACGTCGTCCGGCTCGGGGCACCGCTCCGCACGCCGCCGCAGGACCCGGCTGTGCGCCGACTCCTGCCGGACGCGTCGCGGGAGGACCCGGAGGTCGCTGCCGAGTTCCGCCGGCTCACCGAGGCCGACCTGCGCACGACCAAGGTGGGCAACCTGCTGCGCCTTCGGGCGGCCGTCGACGCGGCGCAGCCCGACCTGCTGGTCGTGGCGAGCGAGGGTGCCCAGGTCGCTGCGGCACTGAACGACCTCCGGCTGGTGCTCTCCGAGCGTCTCGGGGTCCGCAGCGACGTCGACTCGGACGCGCTCTACCGGCTCGCCACCCTGGAGCGGCCGGAGACCGTCGAGGTCCTGGACGAGGACCAGCAGGGTGCCTCGGCACGTGCCCAGGACCGCTCGGGCGTGGTCAGCGACCTCGACGCCCGGCGGTTCCTCGCCACCGTCTACGTGGTCCTGAGCATCCTCCAGGAGTCGCTCGTCGAACTGATGCTCGAAGCCTTGCCGGACGTGCCGCCGGACGCGCGGTCGGACGCGCGGTCGGACGCGCGGTCGGACGCGCCGCCGGACGCGCCGCCGGACGCACCGCCGGACGCACCGCCGGACGTGTGA
- the clpS gene encoding ATP-dependent Clp protease adapter ClpS: MVGPVVVSTVPLEDVGTLEHLGTADTWVTIVWNDPVNLMSYVTYVFRSYFGYPQDRAERLMLQVHNEGRATVSHGSRERMETDVQAMHGFGLWATVHASGR, encoded by the coding sequence ATGGTGGGTCCGGTCGTCGTCTCGACCGTTCCGCTGGAGGATGTCGGGACGCTGGAGCATCTCGGCACGGCCGACACCTGGGTCACGATCGTCTGGAACGATCCGGTGAACCTGATGAGCTACGTGACGTACGTCTTCCGGAGCTACTTCGGCTATCCGCAGGATCGTGCCGAGCGGCTGATGCTCCAGGTGCACAACGAGGGACGGGCGACCGTCTCGCACGGGTCCCGCGAGCGGATGGAGACCGACGTGCAGGCCATGCACGGCTTCGGCCTGTGGGCCACCGTGCACGCGTCGGGCCGGTGA
- a CDS encoding nicotinate phosphoribosyltransferase, with the protein MSAELPSTSTALMTDRYELTMLETALADGTANRHCLFEVFTRRLPPGRRYGVLAGTGRVLEALAEFRFGDDELAFLSRNGVVDRATIDHLAAFRFTGSITGYAEGETFFPHSPVMVVEGTFAEAVILETVILSILNYDSAVASAASRMTGAAVGRPCLEMGSRRAHEQAAVAAARAAVVAGFAGTSNLEAGRRYGLATIGTAAHSYILLHDDEATAFAAQVATQGVGTTLLVDTYDVPQGVINAVAAAGTGLGAVRIDSGDLTSLAIEVRAQLDELGATGTQIVVSSDLDEYSIAALAVAPVDSYGVGTSVVTGSGAPTCGMVYKLVAREGRDGVLAPVAKASTRKTSTGGRKNAGRRVDQAGRALEEVLVTGPDQAVATWAPEHTELRPLHVPLVAGGAIDTRWTGTSGVQLAVERHRASRGELPRGARRLSAGDPALPTVTLRLER; encoded by the coding sequence ATGAGCGCAGAGCTGCCCTCGACCTCGACCGCCCTGATGACCGACCGCTACGAGCTGACCATGCTCGAGACGGCCCTGGCCGACGGGACCGCGAACCGGCACTGCCTGTTCGAGGTCTTCACCCGCCGGCTGCCGCCCGGCCGCCGCTACGGGGTGCTGGCCGGGACGGGGCGCGTGCTCGAGGCCCTGGCCGAGTTCCGCTTCGGTGACGACGAGCTGGCCTTCCTGTCCCGCAACGGCGTCGTGGACCGGGCGACGATCGACCACCTCGCGGCGTTCCGGTTCACCGGGTCCATCACGGGCTACGCCGAGGGTGAGACCTTCTTCCCGCACTCCCCCGTGATGGTCGTCGAGGGCACGTTCGCCGAAGCCGTGATCCTGGAGACGGTGATCCTGTCCATCCTCAACTACGACTCGGCCGTCGCCTCGGCGGCCTCCCGGATGACCGGTGCGGCCGTCGGGCGCCCGTGCCTGGAGATGGGCAGCCGGCGCGCGCACGAGCAGGCCGCCGTCGCAGCGGCCCGCGCCGCGGTCGTCGCAGGGTTCGCCGGGACGTCCAACCTCGAGGCCGGACGCCGATACGGGCTGGCGACGATCGGCACCGCCGCGCACTCCTACATCCTGCTGCACGACGACGAGGCGACCGCCTTCGCGGCCCAGGTCGCGACCCAGGGTGTCGGCACGACGCTGCTGGTCGACACGTACGACGTCCCGCAGGGAGTCATCAACGCCGTGGCGGCGGCCGGGACCGGGCTCGGCGCGGTCCGGATCGACTCGGGCGACCTGACCTCGCTCGCGATCGAGGTCCGCGCCCAGCTCGACGAGCTCGGCGCGACCGGGACCCAGATCGTCGTCAGCTCGGACCTCGACGAGTACTCGATCGCCGCGCTGGCCGTCGCGCCCGTCGACTCCTACGGCGTCGGCACGTCGGTCGTGACCGGCTCCGGTGCACCGACCTGCGGGATGGTCTACAAGCTCGTCGCCCGCGAAGGGCGCGACGGCGTACTCGCGCCGGTGGCCAAGGCCTCGACCCGGAAGACGAGCACGGGTGGCCGCAAGAACGCCGGACGGCGGGTGGATCAGGCCGGCCGCGCCCTGGAGGAGGTCCTCGTCACCGGACCGGACCAGGCCGTGGCGACCTGGGCGCCGGAGCACACCGAGCTGCGGCCGCTGCATGTCCCGCTCGTGGCGGGCGGCGCGATCGACACCCGGTGGACCGGGACCAGCGGTGTCCAGCTCGCCGTCGAGCGGCATCGCGCCTCACGGGGCGAGCTGCCCCGTGGCGCCCGTCGGCTGTCCGCCGGCGACCCCGCGCTGCCGACTGTCACGCTCCGGCTCGAGCGCTGA
- a CDS encoding DEAD/DEAH box helicase codes for MAASHLSPAFPARAPWGTADKLRAWQTAALAAYEARDPRDFLAVATPGAGKTTFALRVATDLLARGVVRRVTVVAPTEHLKRQWADAAARVGVRLDPTFRNSQGRHGAEYDGVAVTYAQVASKPALHAARTAAAPTLVILDEVHHGGDALSWGDAVREAFEGATRRLALTGTPFRSDTAAIPFVTYAPDADGIRRSVADYIYGYGDGLRDGVVRPVIFLSYSGQMRWRTRTGDEVSARLGEDMTKDMTAQAWRTALAPDGQWIPAVLAAADKRLSEVRRAVPDAGGLVIATDQADARAYASHLRRITGEPATVVLSDDDGASERIEAYATSTTRWMVAVRMVSEGVDVPRLAVGVYATSTATPLFFAQAVGRFVRVRRRGETASVFLPSVPQLLALAATLELERDHALDRPIQDEGELNLEDGLLAQANLNADGPDAVGADGIAGSFKALDAQATFDRVLFDGGEFGTGADVGSQEELDFLGLPGLLDADQVTTLLRQRQADQVTGRRARGGQAAASVVDHRRLTELRKELNTLVGAWARRSGQPHGSVHTELRRQRGGPEVALASAEQIEARMALVRDWFVSRR; via the coding sequence GTGGCGGCCTCGCACCTGTCGCCGGCCTTCCCGGCCCGCGCGCCCTGGGGCACCGCCGACAAGCTTCGCGCGTGGCAGACCGCTGCGCTGGCGGCGTACGAGGCCCGGGACCCGCGTGACTTCCTCGCCGTCGCGACGCCCGGCGCCGGCAAGACGACGTTCGCGCTGCGGGTGGCCACGGACCTGCTCGCGCGCGGCGTGGTCCGCCGGGTCACCGTGGTCGCCCCGACCGAGCACCTCAAGCGGCAGTGGGCCGACGCGGCGGCGCGCGTCGGCGTGCGCCTCGACCCGACCTTCCGGAACAGCCAGGGGCGGCACGGTGCCGAGTACGACGGTGTCGCGGTCACCTATGCGCAGGTCGCGAGCAAGCCCGCGCTGCACGCCGCGCGTACCGCCGCGGCACCGACCCTGGTCATCCTCGACGAGGTGCACCACGGCGGGGACGCGTTGTCCTGGGGCGATGCGGTCCGCGAGGCCTTCGAGGGAGCGACCCGGCGGCTGGCCCTGACCGGTACGCCGTTCCGCTCGGACACGGCTGCCATCCCGTTCGTGACCTACGCGCCTGACGCCGACGGCATCCGACGGTCGGTCGCCGACTACATCTACGGCTACGGCGACGGCCTGCGCGACGGCGTGGTGCGGCCGGTGATCTTCCTGTCGTACAGCGGGCAGATGCGCTGGCGGACCCGCACCGGGGACGAGGTCAGTGCCCGCCTCGGCGAGGACATGACCAAGGACATGACCGCACAGGCCTGGCGGACCGCGCTGGCCCCCGACGGGCAGTGGATCCCCGCCGTGCTGGCAGCGGCGGACAAGCGGCTCTCCGAGGTCCGCCGGGCCGTGCCGGACGCCGGGGGACTGGTGATCGCGACCGATCAGGCCGATGCCCGCGCCTACGCCTCGCACCTGCGCCGGATCACCGGGGAACCGGCGACCGTCGTGCTCTCGGACGACGACGGCGCGTCCGAGCGGATCGAGGCCTACGCCACCAGCACGACGCGGTGGATGGTCGCCGTGCGGATGGTCTCCGAGGGGGTCGACGTGCCCCGGCTGGCCGTCGGCGTCTACGCCACGTCCACGGCCACGCCGCTCTTCTTCGCCCAGGCAGTCGGTCGCTTCGTCCGGGTCCGGCGGCGAGGGGAGACGGCCTCGGTCTTCCTGCCGAGCGTCCCGCAGCTCCTCGCGCTCGCCGCAACCCTCGAGCTCGAGCGCGACCACGCCCTGGACCGTCCGATCCAGGACGAGGGTGAGCTGAACCTCGAGGACGGCCTGCTCGCCCAGGCGAACCTGAACGCCGACGGACCGGATGCCGTGGGGGCCGACGGCATCGCCGGCTCGTTCAAGGCGCTCGACGCCCAGGCGACCTTCGACCGGGTGCTCTTCGACGGCGGCGAGTTCGGCACCGGGGCCGACGTCGGCTCCCAGGAGGAGCTCGACTTCCTCGGGCTGCCCGGGCTCCTCGACGCCGATCAGGTCACCACGCTGCTGCGGCAACGCCAGGCCGACCAGGTCACCGGACGCCGGGCCCGGGGCGGGCAGGCCGCCGCGTCGGTGGTCGACCACCGCCGCCTGACCGAGCTGCGCAAGGAGCTCAACACCCTGGTCGGAGCCTGGGCGCGGCGCAGCGGTCAGCCGCACGGCTCGGTGCACACCGAGCTGCGCCGACAGCGCGGCGGCCCGGAGGTCGCACTCGCGAGTGCCGAGCAGATCGAGGCCAGGATGGCGCTCGTCCGGGACTGGTTCGTCTCCCGGCGCTGA
- a CDS encoding DUF3039 domain-containing protein: protein MSQPTPPATGPDDPHGEPGGGSGTSTSVLERSETREEVEPGDHERFAHYVRKEKILSSALSGSPVIALCGKVWVPGRDPNKFPVCPICKEIYDGLRSPQDGDKPGGGSDGSSGGR from the coding sequence ATGAGCCAGCCGACTCCTCCCGCCACCGGACCGGACGACCCGCACGGCGAACCCGGCGGCGGCTCGGGCACCTCCACGAGCGTGCTGGAGCGCTCGGAGACCCGTGAGGAGGTCGAGCCGGGAGACCACGAACGGTTCGCCCACTACGTGCGCAAGGAGAAGATCCTCTCCTCGGCACTGTCCGGCAGCCCCGTGATCGCGCTGTGCGGCAAGGTCTGGGTGCCGGGCCGCGACCCCAACAAGTTCCCGGTCTGCCCGATCTGCAAGGAGATCTACGACGGCCTGCGCTCCCCGCAGGACGGCGACAAGCCCGGCGGCGGTTCCGACGGATCCTCCGGCGGACGGTGA